In one Acidimicrobium ferrooxidans DSM 10331 genomic region, the following are encoded:
- the rho gene encoding transcription termination factor Rho → MVSSTDVLGDLARRDRESLLAIARELGVKVSSRSRKAEIIQAIEASSMARRSASDEGDRSLFANEDAAAAVLPPLPADDAQARDALSVVGSGPRERGQSSTRRRERRPQAESATEGTREPTLAEADRLAVDLARLLPPIAVDASVQRSDGSPGRGEASPAAARTEAHAESDGAPEASEQVRGEVARRGDEGSSRRSRRRRNKDRGDRPAEAEGPQVQELIEAVGVLDLRDEGYGFLRANGRLTSSRDTYVPASLVRKFGLRKGDQIVGQARASSQNEKFPALVRVERVFDMTVEDARRRPRFEDLTPLFPDERLVLENAEDPLELTTRIMDLVAPIGKGQRGLIVSPPKAGKTTVMKQIAHAIERNNPEVVLFVLLVDERPEEVTDIRRSVKGEVIASTFDRPAEEHTQVAELVIERAKRLVELGHDVVIILDGITRLARAYNLAQPASGRIMSGGVDSGALYPPKKFFGAARNVEEGGSLTILATALVETGSKMDEVIFEEFKGTGNMELRLDRRLAERRLFPAIDVNASSTRHEELLFTRDELAQVWKLRRVLGAISQEGTPAAGLELLIDKIRSTRSNAEFLAEIARSPGI, encoded by the coding sequence ATGGTGAGTTCCACCGACGTGCTCGGTGATCTGGCACGCCGCGATCGAGAGTCGCTGCTGGCGATCGCGCGTGAGCTCGGTGTCAAGGTTTCGTCCCGATCGCGCAAAGCGGAGATCATCCAGGCGATCGAGGCGTCGTCGATGGCACGCCGATCCGCGAGCGACGAGGGGGATCGCAGCCTCTTCGCGAACGAGGACGCAGCCGCCGCGGTGCTTCCGCCGCTGCCCGCGGACGATGCCCAGGCTCGTGACGCGCTGAGCGTCGTCGGGAGCGGACCGCGAGAGCGGGGTCAGTCGTCGACTCGGCGACGCGAGCGTCGGCCCCAAGCCGAGAGCGCGACCGAGGGGACCCGAGAGCCGACCCTCGCGGAGGCCGATCGCCTTGCGGTCGACCTCGCGCGGCTGCTGCCTCCGATCGCCGTGGATGCGAGTGTGCAACGGAGCGATGGCTCGCCAGGACGCGGCGAGGCCAGTCCGGCCGCAGCGCGGACGGAGGCACACGCAGAGAGCGACGGGGCTCCTGAAGCATCGGAGCAGGTGCGCGGTGAGGTTGCTCGTCGTGGCGACGAGGGCAGTAGTCGTCGCTCGCGTCGTCGGCGCAACAAGGATCGCGGTGACCGGCCGGCCGAGGCGGAAGGACCGCAGGTCCAAGAGCTCATCGAGGCCGTCGGTGTGCTCGATCTTCGCGACGAGGGTTATGGCTTCTTGCGAGCGAATGGCCGTCTGACGTCATCGCGGGACACCTACGTCCCGGCCTCGCTCGTTCGCAAGTTCGGGCTGCGCAAGGGCGACCAGATCGTCGGTCAGGCGCGGGCGAGCTCCCAGAACGAGAAGTTCCCGGCGCTCGTGCGCGTCGAGCGCGTCTTCGACATGACGGTCGAGGATGCTCGCCGTCGCCCTCGCTTCGAGGATCTCACGCCGCTCTTCCCGGACGAGCGGCTGGTGCTCGAGAACGCCGAGGATCCGCTCGAGCTCACCACACGCATCATGGATCTCGTTGCGCCGATCGGCAAGGGTCAGCGCGGACTCATCGTCTCGCCGCCGAAGGCCGGGAAGACGACCGTGATGAAGCAGATCGCGCACGCGATCGAGCGCAACAACCCTGAGGTCGTCCTCTTCGTGTTGCTCGTGGACGAGCGACCGGAGGAAGTGACCGACATCCGACGCTCGGTCAAGGGAGAGGTGATCGCGTCTACCTTCGACCGGCCCGCGGAGGAGCACACCCAGGTCGCCGAACTCGTGATCGAGCGAGCGAAGCGGCTCGTTGAACTCGGGCACGATGTCGTGATCATCCTCGATGGCATCACGCGTCTCGCTCGTGCCTACAACCTCGCCCAGCCCGCGAGCGGGCGCATCATGTCCGGTGGCGTCGACTCGGGTGCGCTCTATCCTCCGAAGAAGTTCTTTGGTGCCGCCCGTAACGTCGAAGAAGGCGGCTCGCTCACGATCCTGGCGACCGCGCTCGTGGAGACCGGCTCGAAGATGGACGAGGTCATCTTCGAGGAGTTCAAGGGAACCGGCAACATGGAGCTGCGCCTGGACCGGCGCCTCGCGGAGCGCCGCTTGTTCCCAGCGATCGACGTGAACGCCTCGTCGACGCGACACGAGGAGCTCCTCTTCACTCGCGACGAGTTGGCGCAGGTCTGGAAGCTGCGCCGAGTCCTCGGTGCGATCAGCCAGGAGGGCACACCGGCTGCGGGTCTCGAGCTCTTGATCGACAAGATCCGCTCGACGCGCTCGAATGCGGAGTTTCTCGCCGAGATCGCGCGTAGCCCTGGCATCTAG
- the prmC gene encoding peptide chain release factor N(5)-glutamine methyltransferase: MSAEMRPAERRWFDEAVARRAASSGASAAVIARRLEARLAAGEPLQYVLGTWSFRGHELRVDHRALIPRYETEQLVEHVLAAVRTGMRVLDVGTGSGAIAISLALEGPRLEVTGSDVDPRALALARENVRATGALVTLVRRSWFEGAEPESLDVVVANPPYVAASEWERLDPAVRVFEPRVALVPGPSGLEGPMAVIGGARVALRPGGWLFMEIGETQGERLVAEASAQGYGDVTVERDLAGRPRVLVARWPGATRAAS, from the coding sequence GTGAGCGCGGAGATGCGACCTGCTGAGCGACGCTGGTTCGACGAGGCGGTGGCGCGACGCGCCGCCTCGTCCGGTGCGAGCGCCGCAGTCATCGCGCGCCGTCTCGAGGCCCGCCTCGCGGCCGGCGAGCCCCTGCAGTACGTGCTCGGCACGTGGTCGTTCCGAGGTCATGAGCTCCGGGTCGACCATCGTGCGCTGATTCCGCGCTACGAGACCGAGCAGCTGGTCGAGCACGTCCTCGCGGCCGTGCGCACCGGGATGCGCGTGCTCGACGTCGGTACGGGCTCGGGTGCCATCGCGATCTCCCTTGCCCTCGAAGGTCCGCGCCTCGAGGTGACGGGGAGCGACGTCGATCCCCGTGCGCTTGCGCTCGCGCGGGAGAACGTTCGAGCGACAGGTGCGCTCGTCACGCTCGTGCGTCGCTCCTGGTTCGAGGGGGCAGAACCTGAGTCGCTCGACGTCGTGGTCGCCAATCCCCCCTACGTCGCAGCGTCCGAGTGGGAGCGTCTCGACCCTGCGGTGCGAGTGTTCGAACCTCGGGTGGCACTCGTACCGGGCCCGTCGGGTCTCGAGGGTCCGATGGCAGTCATCGGTGGTGCGCGGGTCGCCTTGCGGCCGGGAGGGTGGCTCTTCATGGAGATCGGTGAGACACAAGGGGAGCGGTTGGTGGCCGAGGCGAGCGCGCAGGGCTACGGTGATGTGACCGTGGAACGCGATCTTGCCGGCCGGCCCCGGGTGCTCGTCGCGCGGTGGCCTGGAGCGACTCGTGCGGCTTCGTGA
- a CDS encoding L-threonylcarbamoyladenylate synthase, which produces MRLRELLGDQPAEPSLEGVEAFRRAATILDGGSVLLMPTDTVPGLVGSATSRRALERIAVLKGRSTTTPPPVLVGSIDEALAYAEPRRRSRLRALGALWPGPISAVVDAPTLADVVNPSGRSVALRVPDVEWLAELATGRPLAASSANWHGVATPSDVDTALADLVAHGSPVAGRLAGVLWAPGPSGRVASTIVDLTGPQVRVLRQGAVAPSDVEAVLGEPVEVR; this is translated from the coding sequence GTGCGGCTTCGTGAACTCCTCGGCGATCAGCCGGCTGAGCCCTCGCTCGAAGGAGTCGAGGCGTTTCGACGCGCGGCCACGATTCTCGATGGAGGTTCGGTCCTCCTCATGCCGACCGACACGGTCCCGGGGTTGGTCGGATCCGCGACGAGTCGACGCGCGCTCGAGCGCATCGCGGTGTTGAAGGGTCGCTCGACCACGACGCCGCCGCCGGTGCTCGTCGGATCGATCGACGAGGCGCTCGCCTACGCCGAGCCACGTCGCCGGTCGAGGCTCCGGGCCCTCGGCGCGCTCTGGCCGGGACCGATCTCGGCCGTGGTGGACGCCCCAACGCTCGCGGACGTGGTCAATCCCTCGGGCCGGAGCGTTGCACTGCGGGTCCCCGACGTCGAGTGGCTGGCCGAACTCGCCACCGGTCGGCCGCTCGCTGCCTCCTCGGCGAACTGGCACGGTGTGGCGACGCCATCGGACGTCGACACGGCGCTCGCCGACCTCGTCGCCCACGGCAGTCCGGTCGCTGGTCGGCTCGCTGGCGTCCTGTGGGCTCCAGGTCCCTCGGGCCGGGTCGCGTCCACGATCGTGGACCTGACGGGTCCGCAGGTCCGGGTGCTCCGCCAGGGTGCGGTCGCGCCATCGGACGTCGAAGCCGTGCTCGGCGAGCCGGTCGAGGTTCGCTGA
- the glyA gene encoding serine hydroxymethyltransferase gives MGVLSKEDPELAALLVREQERQRSTLQLIASENFTSAAVLEATGSVLTNKYAEGYPGRRYYGGNAVVDEVESLAIERARALFRAPWANVQPHAGANANAAAYLALLAPGDPVLAMRLDQGGHLTHGSPVNFSGQLYRFVGYGVRQEDPNREWLDLDQLADLARAHHPRLIVVGATAYPRVIDVTPIRAIADEVGARVLFDAAHVAGLIAAGVYPNPLWLASGERGADVVTFTTHKTLRGPRGAAIVGHEDVAKAIDKAVFPGLQGGPLEHAIAAKAVAFREAASPSFRDYGRRVVANAQTLAASLEAEGFRLVSGGTDVHLILVDLRDFDPELDGKTAQDLLDAAGITLNRNQIPFDPRSPFVTSGLRLGTAALTTTGMGEEEMKRVGSLIATVLRARTDEVVREVRQQVRELCAAFVPPGLAS, from the coding sequence ATGGGCGTGCTGAGCAAAGAGGACCCTGAACTCGCCGCGCTCCTCGTGCGCGAGCAGGAGCGGCAGCGTTCGACGCTCCAGCTGATCGCGTCGGAGAACTTCACCTCCGCTGCGGTGCTCGAGGCGACCGGTTCGGTGTTGACCAACAAGTACGCCGAGGGCTACCCCGGTCGCCGCTACTACGGGGGTAACGCCGTCGTCGACGAGGTGGAGTCCCTTGCGATCGAGCGCGCGCGAGCGCTCTTTCGCGCGCCGTGGGCCAACGTGCAGCCGCACGCTGGAGCGAACGCGAATGCGGCCGCCTACCTCGCCCTCTTGGCGCCGGGTGATCCGGTGTTGGCGATGCGGCTCGACCAAGGTGGACACCTGACCCACGGCTCGCCCGTGAACTTCTCGGGCCAGCTCTACCGTTTCGTCGGCTATGGCGTCCGCCAGGAGGATCCGAATCGCGAGTGGCTCGATCTCGACCAGCTCGCCGACCTCGCACGGGCGCACCATCCGCGCCTCATCGTCGTGGGGGCGACCGCGTACCCACGCGTCATCGACGTCACCCCGATCCGAGCCATCGCGGACGAGGTGGGAGCGCGCGTGCTCTTCGACGCAGCCCACGTCGCCGGTCTCATCGCGGCTGGGGTGTACCCCAATCCGTTGTGGCTCGCGTCGGGGGAGCGCGGTGCCGACGTCGTGACCTTCACGACACACAAGACCCTGCGAGGACCGAGGGGTGCTGCGATCGTCGGTCATGAGGACGTCGCCAAGGCCATCGACAAGGCGGTCTTCCCAGGACTGCAGGGTGGACCGCTCGAGCACGCCATCGCAGCCAAGGCCGTTGCCTTTCGCGAGGCCGCCTCACCGTCGTTCCGCGACTACGGCCGTCGGGTCGTGGCGAACGCCCAGACGCTCGCGGCCTCGCTCGAGGCCGAGGGTTTCCGTCTCGTCTCTGGCGGCACCGACGTGCACTTGATCCTCGTCGATCTTCGCGACTTCGATCCAGAACTCGACGGCAAGACCGCCCAGGACCTGCTGGATGCCGCGGGCATCACGCTCAATCGCAATCAGATTCCGTTCGATCCGCGTTCCCCGTTCGTCACCTCGGGGCTGCGTCTCGGGACGGCGGCCCTCACCACGACCGGTATGGGTGAGGAGGAGATGAAGCGCGTGGGGTCGCTGATCGCGACCGTGCTGCGCGCCCGCACCGACGAAGTGGTTCGGGAGGTTCGCCAGCAGGTTCGCGAGCTCTGTGCGGCCTTCGTGCCGCCTGGCCTCGCGTCCTGA
- the thrC gene encoding threonine synthase produces the protein MAHDDGVVRRLRWPGILEAYRSALPIEDGAELVSLGEGGTLLRYAPHLSERVGARVFLKLEGLNPTGSFKDRGMALAVTNAKARGARAVICASTGNTSAAAAAYARAAGLASVVVVPSAGIARGKLAQALLYGARVVAIEGSFDDALVAVRQLAEADGVALVNSVNPDRLEGQKTVAFEIVDQLGDAPTVQVMPVGNAGNITASWRGYREAHAAGATTRLPRMVGVQAEGAAPIVRGEVVEHPETIASAIRIGRPASWQGALNATSDSGGTVLAVSDDAILEAYILLAREESVFCEPASAASVAGLLRLDLARSDTVVCILTGHGLKDPDTALRTVEGPVPSSAGLDAIARAAGLA, from the coding sequence ATGGCACACGACGATGGCGTTGTGAGACGGCTGCGGTGGCCAGGCATCCTCGAGGCGTATCGGAGCGCGTTGCCGATCGAGGACGGGGCTGAGCTGGTCTCGCTCGGCGAAGGGGGGACGCTGTTGCGCTACGCACCGCATCTGTCCGAGCGGGTCGGCGCACGCGTGTTCTTGAAGCTCGAGGGCTTGAATCCGACCGGTTCGTTCAAGGATCGCGGGATGGCGCTCGCGGTGACCAACGCGAAGGCTCGCGGAGCGAGGGCGGTCATCTGCGCGTCCACGGGCAATACCTCGGCCGCAGCTGCGGCGTATGCGCGAGCGGCGGGCCTGGCGAGCGTGGTCGTCGTGCCGTCGGCAGGCATCGCACGGGGCAAGCTGGCACAGGCGTTGCTCTATGGTGCGCGCGTCGTCGCGATCGAGGGGTCGTTCGACGATGCCCTGGTGGCCGTGCGGCAGCTGGCCGAGGCCGATGGGGTCGCGCTCGTCAACTCCGTGAACCCGGATCGACTCGAGGGTCAAAAGACGGTTGCGTTCGAGATCGTCGACCAGCTCGGGGATGCACCGACGGTCCAGGTGATGCCCGTTGGCAACGCCGGCAACATCACGGCGTCGTGGCGTGGCTACCGCGAAGCGCATGCCGCGGGTGCGACGACGCGTCTGCCCAGGATGGTGGGGGTCCAGGCCGAGGGCGCTGCTCCGATCGTGCGCGGAGAGGTCGTCGAGCATCCCGAGACGATCGCGAGCGCGATCCGGATCGGGCGTCCGGCTTCGTGGCAAGGTGCCCTGAACGCCACGTCGGACTCGGGTGGGACGGTGCTCGCGGTCTCGGACGACGCCATTCTCGAGGCCTATATACTGCTCGCAAGAGAGGAGTCGGTGTTCTGCGAGCCCGCCTCAGCGGCTTCGGTTGCTGGCCTCCTCCGACTGGACCTAGCGCGGTCAGACACGGTAGTGTGCATCCTGACAGGGCATGGCTTGAAGGACCCGGACACCGCGCTGCGCACTGTGGAGGGACCCGTGCCGTCGTCTGCAGGTCTTGACGCGATTGCTCGAGCTGCTGGACTGGCGTGA
- the atpE gene encoding ATP synthase F0 subunit C — MHNVVATVIAAASSVNLRKGLAELGSGLAYGLAALGPGIGIGIIFGQAVSAIARQPETAGAVRSLAFIGFALAEALALIGFVVFVLLKYTG; from the coding sequence ATGCACAACGTTGTTGCCACGGTGATCGCGGCAGCGTCGAGCGTCAACCTGCGCAAGGGTCTTGCCGAACTCGGTTCGGGCTTGGCCTATGGTTTGGCAGCGTTGGGACCGGGCATCGGTATCGGCATCATCTTCGGGCAGGCGGTCTCTGCGATCGCGCGTCAGCCCGAGACCGCTGGAGCCGTCCGCTCGCTCGCGTTCATCGGTTTCGCGCTCGCTGAGGCGCTTGCCCTCATCGGCTTCGTCGTCTTCGTGCTCCTCAAGTACACCGGCTGA
- the atpB gene encoding F0F1 ATP synthase subunit A: MEGASVMLAAISFPPIAEVLNWRPIAFSGTAFMFNKIAVLTLASAAITLVLFGLAGRRAQLVPRGVQNVVEAGVDFVRSTIVLDVMGPEGLSWLPWLVGMFFFILFNNLFEVVPFIQMPATARTSVTIPLAVISYVTFLAVGIKRQGFAGYFRSALVPRGVPGVLLILLVPIEFLSTFLVRPFALAVRLFGNMLAGHLLLITFAVISEALFVKSIALVALPLPAAMLVVVTGYEIFVGFLQAFIFTILTAVYIGEAMGVAGH; this comes from the coding sequence GTGGAGGGTGCTTCGGTGATGCTCGCCGCCATTAGCTTTCCCCCGATCGCTGAGGTGCTGAACTGGCGTCCGATCGCCTTTTCCGGCACTGCGTTCATGTTCAACAAGATCGCGGTGCTGACGCTGGCATCGGCGGCGATCACGCTCGTGCTCTTCGGGCTTGCCGGCCGCCGCGCCCAACTCGTGCCACGGGGCGTCCAGAACGTCGTCGAGGCGGGCGTCGATTTCGTGCGCTCGACCATCGTGTTGGACGTGATGGGCCCTGAGGGCTTGAGCTGGCTGCCCTGGCTCGTCGGGATGTTCTTCTTCATCCTCTTCAACAACCTGTTCGAGGTCGTCCCCTTCATCCAGATGCCGGCCACGGCTCGCACCAGCGTCACCATCCCGCTCGCCGTGATCTCGTATGTCACCTTCCTCGCGGTCGGGATCAAGCGACAGGGGTTCGCTGGCTACTTCCGCAGCGCGCTCGTGCCGAGAGGCGTTCCGGGGGTCCTGCTCATCCTGCTCGTCCCGATCGAGTTCTTGTCGACCTTTCTCGTGCGTCCGTTCGCCCTCGCGGTGCGGCTCTTCGGCAACATGCTCGCGGGTCACCTGCTGCTCATCACGTTCGCGGTGATCTCCGAGGCGCTCTTCGTGAAGTCGATCGCCCTCGTTGCGCTGCCGCTGCCAGCTGCGATGCTGGTCGTGGTGACGGGCTACGAGATCTTCGTCGGGTTCTTGCAGGCCTTCATCTTCACGATCTTGACGGCGGTCTACATCGGCGAGGCCATGGGGGTGGCTGGGCACTAG
- the prfA gene encoding peptide chain release factor 1: MSEDRYERFEHEYARVLEELADPAIFQDQRRAREVARRHKELEAIVGALRRVQALEGDRDAARELYRGASPAEREELKAELDEIDAALARAREALELLLLPSDPNDGRAVILEIRGAEGGEEANLFAKDLADMYERWADRRSWKVEVLSRSVSDLGGYDDVTLLVRGDDAWKRLKHEAGPHRVQRVPVTETQGRVHTSSATVTALPEADEIEVSIDPSDLRIDVYRSTGPGGQSVNTTDSAVRITHLPTGIVVAMQDEKSQIQNRAKALQVLRARLLKLEQDKRQAELTATRKAQIRSGGRSEKIRTYNFKENRVTDHRIGLTLYRLDQILQGDLDELSDALLVHEREEQLAALRDA; encoded by the coding sequence ATGAGCGAGGATCGGTACGAGCGTTTCGAGCACGAGTACGCTCGGGTGCTCGAGGAACTGGCGGATCCTGCGATCTTCCAGGACCAGCGACGCGCCCGGGAGGTCGCTCGCCGTCACAAAGAGCTCGAGGCCATCGTCGGAGCCCTCCGACGGGTGCAGGCGCTCGAAGGCGATCGCGACGCGGCGAGGGAGCTCTATCGGGGCGCGAGCCCCGCCGAACGTGAGGAGCTCAAGGCCGAGCTCGATGAGATCGATGCCGCGCTCGCGCGAGCTCGCGAGGCACTCGAGCTGTTGCTCCTGCCGTCGGACCCCAACGACGGTCGCGCGGTGATCCTCGAGATCAGGGGAGCCGAAGGAGGCGAGGAGGCGAACCTCTTCGCCAAGGACCTCGCCGATATGTACGAGCGTTGGGCCGATCGACGGTCGTGGAAGGTCGAGGTCCTGTCGCGAAGCGTGTCGGATCTCGGGGGCTACGACGACGTCACCCTGCTGGTCAGAGGGGATGACGCCTGGAAGCGGCTCAAGCATGAGGCGGGTCCGCATCGTGTCCAACGGGTGCCGGTGACCGAGACCCAGGGCCGTGTCCACACCTCCTCGGCCACCGTCACCGCTCTGCCCGAGGCGGACGAGATCGAGGTGTCGATCGACCCGTCGGACCTGCGCATCGACGTCTATCGATCGACCGGGCCGGGTGGCCAGTCCGTGAACACCACGGACTCTGCGGTTCGTATCACGCACCTGCCGACGGGGATCGTCGTCGCCATGCAGGACGAGAAGAGCCAGATCCAGAACCGCGCCAAGGCGCTCCAGGTGCTGCGCGCGCGTCTGCTCAAGCTCGAGCAAGACAAGCGTCAAGCCGAGCTCACCGCCACGCGCAAGGCGCAGATCCGCTCGGGGGGTCGGTCGGAGAAGATCCGCACGTACAACTTCAAGGAGAACCGCGTCACCGACCATCGCATCGGCCTGACGCTCTATCGGCTCGACCAGATCCTCCAGGGCGACCTCGACGAGCTGTCGGATGCGCTCCTCGTCCACGAGCGCGAGGAGCAGCTCGCCGCGTTGCGCGATGCGTGA
- a CDS encoding homoserine dehydrogenase, translating to MRVALLGCGVVGSSLVRLLDRDAALLERRLGEPIELTSIVVRDIQRPRDAWVPMGLVTDDLDAAITDPSVDIVVELMGQPKVALLALERALLAGKAVVTANKDVLADHLGRLERLAEASGVDLLFEAAVAGGVPLIRVLRTSLFGERLWSLQGIVNGTSNFVLTRMSETGAELAEAVAEAERLGYAEADPSRDLDGRDAAAKAAILASLAFERSVRADHVRTEGIVGVTAADVRFAHASGSEIKLLATARRLDEADGEALSVEVFPALVPREHPLAGVRDAANAIFVEGQAVGELVFIGPGAGGLPTAAAVLADILEAAQNRRAGRRSTAPAREEPTMLSAGSITGRFAISLLVRDAAGVLARVAEVFGEEGVSIAQVEQLGAGEGHAHLMLVTHEATLEQMEAIDRQLVTLGDVVGRRQRYRVL from the coding sequence GTGAGAGTCGCGCTGCTCGGGTGTGGCGTCGTTGGCTCGAGCCTCGTCCGGTTGCTCGATCGCGACGCTGCGCTGCTCGAGCGGCGCCTCGGTGAACCGATCGAGCTCACCTCCATCGTCGTGCGTGACATCCAGCGACCACGTGACGCCTGGGTGCCCATGGGACTCGTCACCGATGACCTCGATGCTGCCATCACCGATCCGAGCGTCGACATCGTCGTCGAGCTGATGGGCCAGCCGAAGGTGGCGCTGTTGGCGCTGGAGCGCGCGTTGCTGGCGGGTAAGGCGGTGGTGACGGCGAACAAGGACGTTCTCGCCGACCACCTCGGGAGGCTCGAGCGACTCGCCGAGGCGAGCGGTGTCGATCTGCTGTTCGAGGCCGCCGTCGCAGGTGGGGTGCCACTGATCCGAGTCCTGCGCACGTCGCTGTTCGGGGAGCGTCTCTGGTCCTTGCAAGGCATCGTCAACGGGACCTCCAACTTCGTGCTCACGCGCATGAGCGAGACGGGCGCAGAACTCGCGGAGGCGGTGGCCGAGGCGGAGCGACTCGGCTATGCCGAGGCCGACCCGAGTCGAGATCTCGACGGTCGCGACGCCGCCGCGAAGGCCGCCATTCTCGCATCCCTCGCGTTCGAGCGCAGCGTGCGCGCGGATCACGTGCGGACCGAGGGCATCGTCGGCGTCACCGCCGCCGACGTACGCTTCGCGCACGCGAGCGGGTCTGAGATCAAGCTCCTCGCCACGGCGCGGCGACTCGACGAGGCCGATGGCGAGGCGCTGAGCGTCGAGGTCTTTCCTGCGCTCGTGCCGAGGGAGCATCCCCTTGCGGGCGTTCGAGACGCCGCCAACGCCATCTTCGTCGAAGGTCAGGCGGTCGGTGAGCTGGTCTTCATCGGCCCGGGAGCGGGTGGGCTGCCGACTGCGGCCGCCGTGCTCGCGGACATCCTCGAGGCTGCGCAGAACCGCCGGGCGGGGCGCCGCAGTACGGCACCGGCTCGAGAGGAGCCGACAATGCTGTCGGCTGGGTCGATCACCGGCAGATTCGCGATCTCGCTGCTCGTGCGCGACGCTGCTGGCGTCCTTGCGCGGGTGGCTGAGGTGTTTGGCGAGGAAGGGGTGTCGATCGCGCAGGTGGAGCAGCTCGGAGCCGGGGAGGGCCACGCCCACCTCATGCTCGTGACGCACGAGGCGACGCTGGAGCAGATGGAGGCGATCGATCGCCAGTTGGTGACGCTCGGCGACGTGGTCGGACGTCGGCAACGATACCGGGTGCTGTGA
- a CDS encoding glycosyltransferase family 4 protein, with amino-acid sequence MRYLLVGAIGAVVTALAVPLVRVLALRVGAIDQPGGRHVHERATPTLGGLAMLVGVLVAFGAASMIGGFRAVFFDSSEPLGVALAATVICVLGAIDDVVDLSAPAKVATQVLAASILWYFGVTMFWFKVPFAGIVVLAPSMLPLLTAIWVVAMTNAINLIDGLDGLAAGIVAIASIAFGIYSLHLQALGQLPESSIGPVVAFVTAGVAIGFLPWNFNPARIFMGDAGAMLLGLLLAAATSVVGGRTANVSDQTFFFFAPLVIPFVILGVPMVDMVLAVLRRARHHQSVATPDNLHLHHRLREMGHGPRRAVAILWTWTAVLSAFALVPSFVPSLTAELPIVVVAAAVLLFTLLHPDLRRHSGTREGS; translated from the coding sequence ATGCGCTATCTGCTGGTCGGCGCGATCGGCGCGGTCGTGACCGCCTTGGCCGTGCCGCTCGTGCGGGTGCTCGCGCTCCGAGTCGGCGCGATCGACCAACCCGGTGGCCGCCACGTCCACGAACGTGCGACGCCAACCCTCGGCGGTCTCGCCATGCTGGTCGGCGTGCTCGTCGCCTTCGGCGCCGCGAGCATGATCGGTGGTTTCCGCGCGGTGTTCTTCGACTCGTCAGAGCCGCTGGGGGTCGCGCTCGCCGCGACCGTCATCTGTGTGCTCGGAGCGATCGATGACGTGGTCGACCTGTCGGCGCCGGCCAAGGTCGCGACCCAGGTGCTCGCTGCGAGCATCCTGTGGTACTTCGGCGTCACGATGTTCTGGTTCAAGGTCCCCTTTGCGGGTATCGTCGTGCTCGCGCCGTCCATGCTGCCGTTGCTCACCGCCATCTGGGTGGTCGCCATGACGAACGCGATCAACCTGATCGACGGTCTCGACGGCCTCGCTGCGGGCATCGTCGCGATCGCGTCGATCGCCTTTGGGATCTACAGCTTGCACCTCCAGGCGTTGGGCCAGCTGCCGGAGTCGTCGATCGGTCCGGTCGTCGCCTTCGTAACCGCTGGCGTGGCCATCGGATTTCTGCCCTGGAACTTCAACCCAGCGCGGATCTTCATGGGCGACGCAGGCGCCATGCTGCTCGGGTTGCTGCTCGCAGCCGCGACGTCCGTCGTCGGGGGTCGTACCGCCAACGTCTCGGACCAAACGTTCTTCTTCTTCGCGCCCCTCGTCATCCCGTTCGTGATCCTCGGCGTGCCGATGGTCGACATGGTGCTCGCGGTGCTCCGTCGAGCACGGCACCACCAGAGCGTCGCCACGCCCGACAACTTGCACCTGCACCATCGGCTGCGCGAGATGGGGCATGGGCCCCGACGGGCGGTGGCGATCTTGTGGACCTGGACCGCCGTGCTGTCAGCCTTTGCGTTGGTGCCGTCGTTCGTTCCGTCCTTGACGGCCGAGCTCCCGATCGTGGTCGTGGCGGCGGCGGTGCTGCTGTTCACCTTGTTGCACCCGGATCTACGGCGTCACTCGGGTACCCGGGAGGGTTCCTGA
- the rpmE gene encoding 50S ribosomal protein L31 — protein MKEGIHPQYVVATVHCSCGNTFQTRSTKSELHIELCNQCHPFYTGRQKLVDTGGRVERFQRRYGDRARRGQQAR, from the coding sequence GTGAAGGAAGGGATCCATCCCCAGTACGTGGTCGCGACCGTGCACTGCTCATGCGGCAACACGTTCCAGACCCGATCGACCAAGTCGGAACTGCACATCGAGCTGTGCAACCAGTGTCACCCGTTCTACACCGGTCGACAGAAGCTCGTCGACACCGGTGGTCGCGTCGAGCGCTTCCAGCGCCGCTACGGTGACCGAGCACGGCGCGGCCAGCAGGCACGCTGA